In Vibrio sp. STUT-A11, a genomic segment contains:
- a CDS encoding acetate kinase, whose translation MSKLVLVLNCGSSSLKFAVVDAENGDEHLSGLAECLHLPEARIKWKLDGKHEAQLGNGAAHEEALAFMVETILASKPELSENLAAIGHRVVHGGEKFTQSALITDDVLKGIEDCATLAPLHNPAHIIGIKAAQKSFPALKNVAVFDTAFHQTMPEESYLYALPYNLYKEHGIRRYGMHGTSHLFITREVAGLLNKPVEEVNIINCHLGNGASVCAVKNGKSVDTSMGLTPLEGLVMGTRCGDIDPAIIFHLHDALGYSVEKINTMLTKESGLLGLTEVTSDCRFVEDNYGEKEEATRAMDVFCHRLAKYVAGYTASMDGRLDAITFTGGIGENSGPIREMVLNRLGIFGIEVDSEANLKARFGGEGTITTADSRIPAMVISTNEELVIAEDTARLAGL comes from the coding sequence ATGTCTAAGCTAGTTTTAGTTTTAAACTGCGGTAGTTCTTCTCTTAAATTTGCCGTAGTTGATGCCGAGAACGGCGACGAGCACTTATCAGGTCTTGCTGAGTGTCTTCACCTTCCTGAAGCTCGTATCAAGTGGAAACTTGATGGCAAGCACGAAGCTCAACTAGGTAACGGTGCAGCTCACGAAGAAGCACTAGCGTTCATGGTAGAAACTATTCTTGCTTCTAAACCAGAGCTTTCTGAAAACCTAGCAGCTATCGGTCACCGTGTAGTACACGGCGGCGAGAAGTTCACTCAGTCTGCTCTTATCACTGATGACGTACTGAAAGGTATCGAAGACTGTGCAACACTAGCACCACTTCATAACCCAGCACACATCATCGGTATCAAAGCAGCTCAAAAATCTTTCCCGGCACTTAAAAACGTTGCTGTGTTCGATACTGCATTTCACCAAACGATGCCAGAAGAGTCTTACCTATACGCTCTTCCATACAACCTGTACAAAGAGCACGGCATCCGTCGCTACGGCATGCACGGTACTTCACACCTATTCATCACTCGTGAAGTTGCAGGTCTACTGAACAAGCCAGTTGAAGAAGTAAACATCATCAACTGTCACCTAGGTAACGGCGCGTCTGTATGTGCAGTTAAAAACGGTAAATCAGTAGATACTTCTATGGGTCTGACTCCTCTAGAAGGTCTGGTAATGGGTACTCGTTGTGGTGACATCGATCCTGCGATCATCTTCCACCTACACGACGCACTAGGCTACTCTGTTGAGAAAATCAACACGATGCTAACTAAAGAGTCTGGCCTACTAGGTCTGACTGAAGTGACTTCTGACTGTCGTTTCGTTGAAGACAACTACGGTGAGAAAGAAGAAGCAACGCGTGCAATGGACGTGTTCTGTCACCGTCTAGCTAAATACGTAGCGGGTTACACTGCATCAATGGACGGCCGTCTAGATGCGATCACTTTCACTGGCGGTATCGGCGAGAACTCTGGCCCTATCCGTGAAATGGTTCTAAACCGTCTAGGTATCTTCGGTATCGAAGTAGACAGTGAAGCAAACCTTAAAGCGCGTTTCGGCGGCGAAGGTACTATCACTACAGCGGACAGCCGCATCCCAGCAATGGTAATCTCTACTAACGAAGAGCTTGTAATCGCTGAAGACACTGCACGCCTAGCAGGTCTTTAA
- the yfbV gene encoding terminus macrodomain insulation protein YfbV translates to MSNKVGLVHSLKDGQNYMEIWPVRKELNAVFPEQRIIKATRFGIKVMPAVAAISVLTQMAFNNYSALPQSIIVALFAISLPLQGIWWLGTRSNTTLPPSLASWYRELHQKIVESGFALEPIKTKPRYKELALILNRAFRQLDKSSLERWF, encoded by the coding sequence ATGAGTAATAAAGTCGGATTAGTCCATAGCCTGAAAGATGGCCAAAATTACATGGAGATCTGGCCGGTTCGTAAAGAGCTGAATGCCGTATTTCCAGAGCAGAGAATCATTAAAGCGACGCGATTTGGCATTAAAGTCATGCCAGCGGTTGCTGCGATCAGCGTCCTGACTCAAATGGCATTTAACAACTATAGTGCTCTGCCTCAATCGATTATCGTTGCCTTATTCGCGATTAGCTTGCCTTTACAGGGTATCTGGTGGTTAGGTACTCGTTCAAATACGACATTGCCACCTTCATTGGCTTCCTGGTATCGAGAGCTACACCAAAAAATAGTTGAGAGTGGTTTTGCATTAGAGCCTATAAAGACAAAGCCTCGTTACAAAGAGTTGGCGTTAATCCTAAATCGTGCTTTCCGTCAGTTAGATAAATCTTCGCTAGAGCGTTGGTTCTAA
- the pta gene encoding phosphate acetyltransferase — translation MSRTIMLIPASAGVGLTSVSMGVLRAMERKGVKVSFYKPICQPRSGGDQPDLTSTIVGHNSDMKIGQPMAMSVAESLIGNDNMDELLETIVERYNQINKDADVTLIEGLVPTRKHPFANQVNAEIAATLGAEIVLVATPGTDNPAQLKERIEVACSNFGGTKNKNISGVIINKLNAPVDEAGRTRPDLSEIFDDADSAKQNEMKVMEIFNTSPIRVLGCVPWSIDLIATRAIDMAKHLNADIINKGDINTRRIKSITFCARSLPNMIEHFKPGSLLVTSADRPDVIVAASLAAMNGVDIGAVLLTGGYDIPQEIEGLCKPAFETGLPIFKAQGNTWQTSLNLQSFSIEVPADDKERIEFINEHVAGHIDGNWIESMTEGTQKSRRLSPPAFRYQLTELARKAGKRIVLPEGDEPRTVKAAAICAERGIAECVLLGNPAEIRRVAAQQGVELGAGVQIIDADAIRENYVARLVELRGAKGMTEVVAREKLQDSVFLGTMMLENNEVDGLVSGAVHTTANTIVPPFQIIKTAPNASIVSSVFFMLLPDQVLVYGDCAINPDPTAEQLAEIAIQSADSATAFGIDPRVAMISYSTGESGKGADVDKVREATKLAQEKRPDLIIDGPLQYDAAIMENVAASKAPNSPVAGKATVFVFPDLNTGNTTYKAVQRSADLVSIGPMLQGMRKPVNDLSRGALVDDIVYTIALTAIQATQEQK, via the coding sequence ATGTCTCGTACTATTATGCTTATCCCTGCAAGTGCTGGTGTTGGTTTAACTAGCGTAAGCATGGGTGTTCTTCGCGCTATGGAGCGCAAAGGCGTTAAAGTTTCTTTCTACAAGCCGATTTGTCAGCCACGCAGCGGTGGCGATCAGCCAGATCTAACTTCAACTATCGTTGGTCACAACAGCGATATGAAGATCGGCCAACCTATGGCGATGTCTGTTGCTGAAAGCCTGATCGGTAACGACAACATGGATGAGCTGCTAGAAACCATCGTTGAGCGTTACAACCAAATCAATAAAGATGCCGATGTAACTCTAATTGAAGGTCTAGTACCAACTCGTAAGCATCCATTCGCTAACCAGGTGAACGCAGAAATCGCAGCAACACTTGGTGCTGAAATTGTTCTAGTGGCAACACCTGGCACGGATAACCCAGCTCAGCTTAAAGAGCGTATCGAAGTAGCATGTTCTAACTTCGGTGGTACTAAGAACAAAAACATCTCTGGCGTTATCATCAACAAGCTAAACGCACCTGTTGATGAAGCTGGCCGTACTCGCCCTGACCTGTCTGAGATCTTTGACGATGCAGACAGCGCGAAGCAAAACGAAATGAAAGTGATGGAAATCTTCAACACTTCTCCAATTCGTGTACTAGGTTGCGTGCCTTGGAGCATCGACCTGATTGCGACTCGTGCGATCGACATGGCGAAACACTTGAATGCTGATATCATCAACAAAGGTGACATCAACACTCGTCGCATCAAGAGCATCACGTTCTGTGCGCGTTCTCTGCCAAACATGATTGAGCACTTCAAACCAGGTTCTCTGCTGGTTACTTCTGCAGACCGTCCTGACGTAATCGTTGCGGCCTCTCTAGCAGCAATGAACGGTGTTGATATCGGTGCGGTACTGCTAACTGGCGGTTACGACATTCCACAAGAAATCGAAGGTCTGTGTAAGCCTGCATTCGAAACGGGTCTACCGATCTTCAAAGCACAAGGCAACACTTGGCAGACTTCTCTGAACCTACAGAGCTTCAGCATTGAAGTACCTGCAGACGACAAAGAGCGTATCGAGTTCATCAACGAGCACGTTGCGGGTCACATTGATGGCAACTGGATTGAGTCAATGACTGAAGGTACTCAGAAGTCTCGTCGTCTAAGCCCACCAGCATTCCGTTACCAGCTAACAGAGCTTGCTCGTAAAGCAGGTAAGCGTATCGTTCTTCCTGAAGGTGATGAGCCACGTACAGTGAAAGCAGCAGCTATCTGTGCGGAACGCGGCATTGCAGAATGTGTGCTTCTGGGTAACCCAGCAGAAATCCGTCGCGTAGCGGCACAACAAGGTGTTGAGCTAGGCGCTGGCGTTCAAATCATCGATGCTGATGCGATTCGTGAAAACTACGTTGCTCGTCTGGTTGAGCTACGTGGCGCGAAAGGTATGACTGAAGTGGTTGCTCGTGAGAAACTGCAAGATTCAGTATTCCTGGGCACAATGATGCTTGAGAACAACGAAGTTGACGGTCTGGTTTCTGGCGCGGTTCATACCACGGCGAACACTATCGTTCCTCCGTTCCAAATCATCAAGACGGCACCTAACGCGTCTATCGTTTCTTCAGTATTCTTCATGCTTCTGCCTGATCAGGTACTGGTTTACGGTGACTGTGCAATCAACCCAGATCCAACGGCTGAACAGCTTGCTGAAATCGCGATCCAATCAGCGGATTCTGCAACTGCATTCGGTATCGATCCACGCGTTGCAATGATTTCTTACTCTACTGGTGAATCTGGTAAGGGTGCAGACGTTGATAAAGTACGTGAAGCAACCAAACTGGCTCAAGAGAAACGTCCTGATCTTATCATCGACGGTCCTCTACAGTACGACGCGGCTATCATGGAAAACGTTGCTGCTTCTAAAGCACCAAACTCTCCAGTTGCAGGTAAAGCGACAGTATTCGTATTCCCAGACCTAAACACGGGTAACACGACTTACAAAGCGGTACAACGTTCAGCAGACCTAGTATCTATCGGTCCAATGCTGCAAGGTATGCGCAAACCAGTAAACGACCTGTCTCGTGGCGCACTAGTAGACGACATCGTGTACACCATCGCTCTAACAGCAATTCAAGCAACTCAAGAACAGAAGTAA
- a CDS encoding MgtC/SapB family protein codes for MDISEFASGEHQIWNLLIALLLGAIVGIQRGWVKRNSVEGSRVAGIRTYSLVGLLGGLVAVLASHYSPLLLGFALIALVILACIAFFVKQKNSGDVSITGLVSLLVTFVLGSLAVAGEAVLAASTAVITALVLDNKRELHEALQKLQEYELDAALRLLLISIVLLPLLPNKTYGPWNALNPYEIWWMVVLIASISFVGYFAIKIGGAKRGILFTSVFAGLSSSTALTLQFSHLSREQPAISPLLASGILISCGTMFPRLLIILSVINPPLVKMLWPIVLAMMAALYLPAWWIWRRSQIEKVEQSNKQSNPLALQSALFFGVVLAVIMLLSHALSDWFGAAGVLMLSAVSGITDVDAISLALGRQSIQYLSLTTAALGIIIAASVNTIVKVAMVMALGERRLWHRVAPVMIGCVIVGGLMFVAIS; via the coding sequence ATGGATATCAGCGAGTTTGCATCTGGCGAGCATCAAATCTGGAATTTGCTTATTGCGCTTCTCTTAGGGGCGATTGTTGGCATTCAGCGTGGTTGGGTGAAGCGCAATAGTGTTGAAGGCAGCCGGGTCGCAGGTATCCGTACTTATTCTTTGGTGGGATTACTTGGTGGTCTGGTTGCAGTTCTTGCTTCTCACTATTCCCCGTTACTGCTCGGCTTTGCGTTGATCGCACTGGTGATTTTGGCTTGCATCGCTTTTTTTGTGAAGCAAAAGAACAGCGGTGATGTCAGTATCACGGGCTTGGTAAGTCTGTTGGTGACGTTCGTTTTAGGCAGTTTAGCGGTGGCTGGCGAAGCAGTACTTGCTGCATCTACGGCTGTAATAACCGCTCTGGTTCTGGATAATAAAAGAGAGCTCCACGAGGCGTTGCAAAAGTTACAAGAGTACGAATTAGATGCAGCTCTGCGCTTACTTCTCATTTCTATTGTTTTACTTCCACTCTTACCTAATAAAACTTATGGGCCATGGAATGCGTTAAACCCTTACGAGATATGGTGGATGGTTGTATTGATCGCCAGTATCTCTTTTGTTGGCTACTTTGCGATTAAAATTGGCGGCGCGAAGCGGGGGATTTTATTTACGTCTGTTTTTGCCGGCCTCAGTTCTTCAACGGCATTGACTCTGCAATTTTCTCATCTGTCACGCGAACAGCCTGCAATTAGCCCGCTGCTGGCAAGTGGCATCTTAATTAGTTGTGGCACCATGTTCCCAAGATTGCTGATCATACTGTCCGTCATTAACCCACCATTAGTGAAAATGCTTTGGCCAATTGTACTGGCAATGATGGCGGCACTTTACTTACCAGCCTGGTGGATATGGAGAAGGAGCCAAATAGAGAAGGTTGAGCAATCGAACAAGCAAAGTAATCCTCTTGCTCTGCAATCTGCTCTCTTTTTTGGTGTTGTACTGGCGGTGATCATGTTGCTCTCGCATGCGCTCTCAGATTGGTTTGGCGCTGCTGGTGTTCTAATGCTTTCAGCGGTATCAGGTATCACTGATGTGGATGCAATTTCATTGGCACTTGGACGTCAAAGTATCCAGTATTTGAGTTTAACTACTGCGGCACTGGGTATCATCATTGCTGCTTCGGTAAATACCATAGTGAAAGTGGCAATGGTGATGGCTTTAGGTGAGAGGAGGTTATGGCACCGAGTCGCGCCAGTGATGATCGGTTGTGTGATTGTCGGTGGGCTGATGTTCGTCGCTATCTCTTAA
- a CDS encoding glutathione S-transferase family protein produces MGKLVEGVWHDVWYDTKSSGGKFVREDAGFRNWIKNEPDAEFQPESGRYHLYVSLACPWAHRTLIFRKLKRLEPHIDVTVVCPDMLSQGWQMGLPEPLFGHTRMHQVYTQAKPDYSGRVTVPVLWDKNTNTIVSNESSEIIRMFNSEFNELTGNEYDYYPEHLQASIDEWNDFIYPNVNNGVYRCGFATTQEAYEEAFDSLFSALDKIDMHLATHRYLTGNQITEADWRLFTTLVRFDAVYVGHFKCNKKRIADYTNIQGYLKELYQVDGVAETTDFYHIKRHYYFSHTGINPTQVVPKGPELDLESSHGREPLSN; encoded by the coding sequence ATGGGTAAATTGGTCGAAGGTGTTTGGCACGACGTCTGGTACGATACGAAATCAAGCGGCGGTAAATTTGTCCGCGAAGACGCGGGTTTTCGTAATTGGATCAAGAATGAGCCGGATGCAGAATTCCAGCCAGAATCTGGTCGTTACCATTTGTATGTTTCTCTTGCTTGCCCGTGGGCGCACCGAACGCTTATTTTCCGAAAACTCAAAAGGCTAGAACCGCATATTGATGTCACGGTTGTCTGCCCTGATATGCTTAGCCAAGGTTGGCAAATGGGCTTACCTGAGCCATTATTTGGCCATACGCGTATGCATCAAGTTTATACCCAAGCTAAGCCAGATTATAGTGGGCGTGTGACCGTTCCTGTCTTATGGGATAAAAATACCAATACGATCGTTTCCAATGAATCTTCCGAGATTATCCGCATGTTCAACTCAGAATTTAATGAGTTGACGGGGAACGAATACGATTACTACCCAGAACATTTACAAGCCTCTATTGATGAGTGGAATGATTTTATCTATCCGAATGTGAATAATGGTGTGTATCGTTGTGGCTTTGCGACCACTCAGGAAGCCTATGAAGAAGCCTTTGATTCACTGTTTTCTGCATTAGATAAAATTGATATGCATCTGGCGACACATCGTTATTTAACCGGTAATCAGATCACCGAGGCTGACTGGCGTCTGTTTACTACATTAGTACGTTTTGATGCTGTGTATGTTGGCCACTTTAAATGTAATAAAAAGCGCATTGCGGATTACACCAATATTCAGGGCTACTTAAAAGAACTCTATCAAGTCGATGGCGTGGCAGAGACGACGGATTTCTACCACATTAAACGTCATTACTATTTCAGTCATACAGGAATCAACCCAACACAGGTTGTTCCAAAAGGCCCTGAGTTAGATTTAGAGTCGTCACACGGGCGTGAGCCACTTTCAAATTAG
- the oppF gene encoding murein tripeptide/oligopeptide ABC transporter ATP binding protein OppF, translated as MSVEKSLLLDVKELKVHFSIAAKSAWPWSKPSNLKAVDGVNVRLYEGETLGVVGESGCGKSTFARAIIGLVEATDGEVVWLGQDLTKMKDVQRRETRKEIQMIFQDPLASLNPRMTVGDIIAEPLETFYPELSKQEVKDRVKEMMAKVGLLPNVINRYPHEFSGGQCQRIGIARALILKPKMIICDEPVSALDVSIQAQVVNLLKELQKELGLSLVFIAHDLSVVKHISDRVLVMYLGNAVELGEADALFADPKHPYTRALMSAVPIPDPNIERQKKIQMLEGDLPSPINPPSGCVFRTRCPQATEECAKTKPTIQGNDVHAVSCLHVQV; from the coding sequence ATGAGTGTAGAGAAATCATTACTACTCGATGTTAAAGAACTTAAAGTTCACTTTAGCATTGCAGCAAAATCAGCATGGCCTTGGTCTAAGCCTTCAAACCTAAAAGCAGTCGATGGTGTTAACGTTCGGCTGTATGAAGGCGAAACGTTAGGTGTTGTAGGTGAATCAGGCTGTGGTAAGTCGACGTTTGCGCGCGCTATCATCGGCTTGGTAGAAGCGACTGACGGCGAAGTGGTGTGGTTGGGTCAAGACCTGACCAAGATGAAAGATGTCCAGCGCCGTGAAACGCGTAAAGAAATCCAAATGATTTTCCAGGATCCTTTGGCGTCACTGAACCCACGTATGACTGTCGGCGACATTATCGCTGAGCCGCTAGAAACCTTTTATCCAGAGCTTTCAAAGCAAGAGGTAAAAGATCGTGTTAAAGAGATGATGGCGAAAGTGGGTCTACTACCAAATGTGATCAACCGTTATCCGCATGAATTCTCTGGTGGTCAGTGTCAGCGTATTGGTATTGCACGTGCGCTTATCTTGAAGCCAAAAATGATCATCTGTGACGAACCGGTATCTGCACTGGATGTGTCGATTCAGGCTCAGGTTGTTAACTTGCTTAAAGAGCTTCAAAAAGAACTTGGCCTATCTTTGGTATTCATTGCACACGATTTGTCTGTGGTAAAACATATCTCTGACCGTGTTCTGGTTATGTATTTGGGTAACGCGGTAGAGCTTGGTGAAGCCGACGCACTATTTGCTGATCCTAAACACCCATATACGCGTGCATTGATGTCGGCGGTACCAATTCCAGATCCGAATATCGAACGTCAAAAGAAAATCCAAATGCTGGAAGGCGATCTTCCTTCGCCAATCAACCCACCATCGGGTTGTGTCTTCCGTACTCGTTGCCCACAAGCAACGGAAGAGTGTGCGAAGACCAAACCGACAATCCAAGGTAACGACGTTCACGCGGTATCTTGTCTACACGTTCAAGTGTAA
- the oppB gene encoding oligopeptide ABC transporter permease OppB: protein MLKFIAKRIFEAIPTMLVLITVSFFLMRFAPGNPFSTERPLPPEVMANIEAKYGLDKPVFEQYTTYLFNVVQGDFGPSFKYLDYSVNELISVALPVSAKVGFIAFIFTLIMGVTVGTIAALKQNTWVDYTIMSTAMLGVVMPSFVLAPALIYLFSLHWHIFPAGGWQDGGLKYLVLPVIGMSLLYVATFARITRGSMIETLNSNFIRTARAKGLSYRYIILKHALKPALLPVVSYMGPAFVGIITGSVVIETIFGLPGIGKLFVNAAFNRDYSLVMGVTILIGFLFILFNAIVDILLAMIDPKIRY, encoded by the coding sequence ATGCTTAAATTCATCGCAAAAAGGATATTTGAGGCGATCCCAACAATGTTGGTTTTGATCACCGTATCTTTCTTTCTCATGCGTTTTGCTCCGGGAAATCCATTCTCGACAGAACGTCCATTACCACCAGAAGTTATGGCTAACATCGAAGCTAAATATGGCCTGGATAAGCCTGTATTCGAGCAATACACGACTTACTTGTTTAACGTTGTCCAAGGTGACTTCGGACCGTCATTCAAGTACCTGGATTACTCAGTTAACGAACTGATTTCTGTTGCGTTACCAGTATCTGCAAAAGTAGGTTTCATTGCCTTCATCTTCACCCTGATCATGGGGGTGACGGTAGGAACAATCGCTGCTTTAAAACAGAATACCTGGGTCGATTACACCATTATGTCAACGGCGATGTTAGGCGTGGTAATGCCTTCATTTGTATTGGCTCCGGCACTGATCTACCTATTCTCCCTTCACTGGCACATTTTCCCAGCAGGTGGCTGGCAAGATGGTGGCTTGAAGTACCTTGTGCTTCCAGTGATCGGTATGTCACTTCTTTACGTTGCCACATTTGCGCGTATCACCCGTGGCTCAATGATCGAGACATTGAACAGTAACTTTATCCGTACCGCGCGAGCTAAAGGTCTAAGCTACCGTTACATCATCCTTAAGCACGCGCTTAAGCCAGCACTACTCCCTGTCGTTTCTTACATGGGGCCTGCATTCGTAGGTATCATCACCGGTTCTGTTGTTATCGAAACCATCTTTGGTCTACCTGGCATTGGTAAACTGTTCGTTAATGCTGCATTTAACCGTGACTACTCGCTTGTAATGGGTGTAACCATTTTGATTGGTTTCCTATTCATTTTATTCAACGCGATTGTCGATATCCTACTTGCAATGATTGACCCTAAAATTCGCTACTAA
- a CDS encoding ABC transporter ATP-binding protein, translating into MSLLDVKDLRVEFTTQDGIVTAVNDLNFSLNQGETLGIVGESGSGKSQTVFAIMGLLAKNGIISGSAKFEGKEILNLPEKELNKVRAEQIAMIFQDPMTSLNPYMKVSDQLMEVLMLHKGMGKAEAFEESVRMLEAVKIPEARKRITMYPHEFSGGMRQRVMIAMALLCRPKLLIADEPTTALDVTVQAQIMDLLNELKDEFNTAIIMITHDLGVVAGSCDKVLVMYAGRTMEYGTVDEIFYNPSHPYAEGLLKAIPRLDTEGEILPTIPGNPPNLLRLPPGCPYQERCHRVMDRCKQEAPILTPFGDGRQRACFSDWEAWKK; encoded by the coding sequence ATGAGCTTATTAGATGTCAAAGATCTGCGCGTCGAGTTTACCACGCAAGATGGTATCGTAACCGCAGTAAACGATTTGAACTTTTCTCTTAACCAAGGTGAAACCTTAGGTATCGTAGGTGAGTCGGGTTCAGGTAAATCTCAGACCGTATTTGCAATCATGGGTCTGCTGGCTAAAAACGGTATCATTTCTGGTAGCGCTAAGTTTGAAGGTAAAGAGATCCTGAACTTGCCTGAAAAAGAACTTAACAAAGTTCGAGCAGAGCAGATCGCGATGATCTTCCAGGACCCAATGACGTCACTAAACCCTTATATGAAGGTGAGTGACCAGCTGATGGAAGTATTGATGCTTCACAAAGGAATGGGCAAAGCGGAAGCATTTGAAGAATCGGTACGTATGCTTGAAGCGGTGAAAATTCCAGAAGCCCGCAAGCGTATTACCATGTACCCGCATGAGTTTTCGGGCGGTATGCGTCAGCGTGTAATGATCGCAATGGCGCTGTTATGTCGCCCTAAACTGTTGATTGCGGATGAACCGACAACGGCACTAGACGTAACCGTTCAGGCGCAGATCATGGATCTGCTTAACGAACTGAAAGACGAGTTTAACACCGCAATTATCATGATCACGCACGATTTGGGGGTTGTTGCGGGATCTTGTGACAAAGTATTGGTGATGTACGCCGGTCGTACAATGGAATATGGAACGGTTGATGAAATCTTCTACAACCCAAGTCACCCATACGCAGAAGGTCTGTTGAAGGCGATTCCTCGCTTAGATACGGAAGGTGAGATCCTGCCAACCATTCCGGGCAACCCACCAAACTTACTTCGCCTACCACCTGGCTGTCCTTATCAGGAACGTTGCCACCGTGTAATGGACCGTTGTAAGCAAGAAGCGCCAATTCTGACACCATTTGGTGATGGTCGTCAGCGCGCCTGTTTTTCTGATTGGGAGGCTTGGAAAAAATGA
- the oppC gene encoding oligopeptide ABC transporter permease OppC, which yields MLTKKENLEAIEKFSENLEIEGRSLWQDARIRFMRNKAAMVSLFILALMTLAVIILPMIASHAFDDTDWYAMHVSPNADHWFGTDSLGRDLYVRTLIGGRISLMVGVMGAFVAVLIGTLYGAASGFIGGKVDRIMMRILEILYAVPFMFLVIVLVTFFGRNIILIFVAIGAIAWLDMARIVRGQTLSLRSKEFIEAAHVCGVSNWKIITRHIVPNVLGIVAVYSTLLIPSMILTESFLSFLGLGVQEPMTSWGALLQEGAQTMEVAIWQLAFPAAFMVVTLFCFNYVGDGLRDALDPKDR from the coding sequence ATGTTAACGAAAAAAGAAAACCTAGAAGCGATTGAAAAATTCTCTGAGAACTTAGAGATTGAAGGTCGTAGTCTTTGGCAGGATGCTCGTATTCGCTTTATGCGTAACAAAGCGGCGATGGTGAGTTTATTTATCCTGGCTTTAATGACGTTGGCGGTGATTATACTGCCGATGATCGCCTCACACGCTTTTGATGATACCGATTGGTACGCGATGCACGTTTCACCTAACGCTGACCACTGGTTCGGTACTGACAGCTTAGGTCGCGACTTGTACGTTCGTACACTGATTGGTGGCCGCATCTCCCTAATGGTAGGGGTTATGGGTGCATTCGTAGCAGTATTGATTGGTACGCTTTACGGTGCAGCATCTGGCTTCATTGGCGGTAAAGTTGACCGTATCATGATGCGTATCCTTGAGATCCTATACGCGGTCCCGTTTATGTTCCTAGTTATCGTACTAGTAACCTTCTTCGGCCGTAACATTATTCTTATCTTCGTAGCGATTGGTGCAATTGCATGGCTGGATATGGCACGTATTGTACGTGGTCAAACGCTTAGCCTACGTAGTAAAGAGTTCATCGAAGCGGCACACGTTTGTGGTGTAAGTAACTGGAAGATAATTACTCGCCATATCGTACCGAACGTACTGGGTATCGTAGCGGTTTACTCAACGCTGCTTATCCCTAGCATGATTCTGACTGAATCATTCCTATCGTTCCTTGGTCTTGGAGTTCAGGAACCAATGACAAGTTGGGGCGCACTTCTACAAGAAGGTGCACAGACAATGGAAGTAGCAATCTGGCAGCTGGCATTCCCAGCCGCGTTCATGGTTGTGACTCTGTTCTGCTTCAACTACGTTGGTGACGGTCTGCGCGATGCGCTGGATCCTAAAGACAGATAA